A genomic segment from Aegilops tauschii subsp. strangulata cultivar AL8/78 chromosome 1, Aet v6.0, whole genome shotgun sequence encodes:
- the LOC109740760 gene encoding transcription initiation factor IIF subunit alpha isoform X4: MGSVDLVLKPACEGCGSTSDLYGTGCKHTTLCSSCGKSMALSRARCLVCSAPITNLIREYNVRANASTDKAFSIGRFVTGLPPFSKKKNAENKWSLHKEGLQGRQLTDKMLEKYNRKPWILEDETGQYQFQGHMEGSQSATATYYLLMLHGKEFHAFPAGSWYNFSKVAQYKQLTLEEAEEKMNKRKTSATGYERWMMKAATNGPAAFGSDMMKLEPANDGEKESARHKKGKDNEEGNNSDKGEENEEEEAARKDRLGLSKRGMDDDEEGGKDLDFDLDDDIEKGDDWEHEETFTDDDEAVDIDPEERADLAPEIPAPPEIKQDDEENEEEGGLSKSGKELKKLLGRSSGQNESDADDDDEEDDDDESSPVLAPKQTDQPKDEPVDNSPAKPTPSSGHARSTPPASKSKQKRKSGGDDAKASSGAASKKAKDTKTSSIKEETPSSSKPTPKASASSRSANVSPVTEDEIRTVLLAVAPVTTQDLVSRFKSRLRGPEDKNAFAEILKKISKIQKTNGHNYVVLREDKK, encoded by the exons ATGGGGAGCGTAGACCTGGTGCTGAAGCCGGCGTGCGAGGGCTGCGGCTCCACGTCGGACCTCTACGGCACTGGGTGCAAGCACACCACGCTCTGTAGCTCCTGCGGCAAGTCCATGGCGCTTTCCCGCGCCCGATGCCTCGTCTGCTCTGCGCCCATCACGAACCTCATCCGG GAATACAATGTGCGGGCAAATGCCAGCACAGATAAGGCATTCTCTATTGGAAGATTTGTAACTGGTTTGCCGCCATTCTCAAAGAAAAAGAATGCTGAGAACAAATGGTCTCTTCATAAAGAAGGCCTGCAAGGACGGCAGCTTACTGACAAAATGCTG GAGAAATACAACAGGAAGCCATGGATTTTGGAAGATGAAACTGGTCAATATCAGTTTCAAGGTCATATGGAGGGATCACAGTCAGCAACAGCTACATACTATTTGTTAATGTTGCATGGCAAGGAATTTCACGCATTTCCTGCTGGTTCCTG GTATAACTTCAGTAAAGTTGCGCAGTACAAGCAGCTGACTCTggaagaggccgaggagaagatGAATAAGAGAAAGACTAGTGCAACTGGTTATGAACGTTGGATGATGAAAGCAGCTACAAATGGGCCAGCTGCCTTTGGTTCAGATATGATGAAACTTGAGCCTGCTAACGATGGGGAAAAAGAAAGTGCTCGTCATAAGAAGGGGAAAGATAATGAGGAGGGTAATAATTCTGATAAAGGTGAGGAGAATGAAGAAGAGGAAGCCGCTCGTAAAGATAGGCTCGGGCTCTCTAAAAGGGGCATGGATGACGATGAGGAAGGTGGAAAAGATCTAGATTTTGATTTGGATGATGACATTGAGAAAG GTGATGACTGGGAACATGAAGAAACATTCACCGATGATGACGAGGCTGTGGATATTGACCCAGAGGAGCGGGCAGATTTAGCTCCTGAAATTCCTGCTCCACCTGAAATTAAGCAG GATGATGAAGAGAATGAGGAAGAAGGTGGCCTGAGCAAGTCAGGAAAGGAATTAAAGAAGCTGCTTGGTCGTTCTTCTGGACAAAATGAGTCggatgccgatgatgatgatgaagaagatgat GATGATGAGTCATCTCCAGTGCTTGCTCCAAAGCAGACGGATCAACCAAAAGATGAACCTGTTGATAACAGCCCAGCCAAACCTACACCTTCATCAGGACATGCTCGTAGTACACCTCCTGCATCGAAATCCAAGCAAAAGAGGAAATCAGGTGGTGATGATGCCAAAGCATCTAGCGGTGCAGCTTCAAAGAAAGCAAAG GATACAAAAACATCAAGTATCAAAGAGGAGACACCATCTTCCTCAAAACCTacaccaaaggcctctgcttcatCAAGAAGTGCCAATGTATCTCCTGTGACAGAGGATGAGATCAggactgttcttcttgcagtggCTCCTGTCACTACACAAGATTTAGTCTCCAGATTTAAGTCTAGACTACGAGGTCCAGAG GACAAGAACGCCTTTGCTGAAATTCTGAAGAAAATTTCGAAAATACAGAAGACTAATGGCCACAACTATGTTGTCCTTAGAGAGGATAAGAAATGA
- the LOC109740760 gene encoding transcription initiation factor IIF subunit alpha isoform X1, which yields MGSVDLVLKPACEGCGSTSDLYGTGCKHTTLCSSCGKSMALSRARCLVCSAPITNLIREYNVRANASTDKAFSIGRFVTGLPPFSKKKNAENKWSLHKEGLQGRQLTDKMLEKYNRKPWILEDETGQYQFQGHMEGSQSATATYYLLMLHGKEFHAFPAGSWYNFSKVAQYKQLTLEEAEEKMNKRKTSATGYERWMMKAATNGPAAFGSDMMKLEPANDGEKESARHKKGKDNEEGNNSDKGEENEEEEAARKDRLGLSKRGMDDDEEGGKDLDFDLDDDIEKGDDWEHEETFTDDDEAVDIDPEERADLAPEIPAPPEIKQDDEENEEEGGLSKSGKELKKLLGRSSGQNESDADDDDEEDDQDDESSPVLAPKQTDQPKDEPVDNSPAKPTPSSGHARSTPPASKSKQKRKSGGDDAKASSGAASKKAKVESDTKTSSIKEETPSSSKPTPKASASSRSANVSPVTEDEIRTVLLAVAPVTTQDLVSRFKSRLRGPEDKNAFAEILKKISKIQKTNGHNYVVLREDKK from the exons ATGGGGAGCGTAGACCTGGTGCTGAAGCCGGCGTGCGAGGGCTGCGGCTCCACGTCGGACCTCTACGGCACTGGGTGCAAGCACACCACGCTCTGTAGCTCCTGCGGCAAGTCCATGGCGCTTTCCCGCGCCCGATGCCTCGTCTGCTCTGCGCCCATCACGAACCTCATCCGG GAATACAATGTGCGGGCAAATGCCAGCACAGATAAGGCATTCTCTATTGGAAGATTTGTAACTGGTTTGCCGCCATTCTCAAAGAAAAAGAATGCTGAGAACAAATGGTCTCTTCATAAAGAAGGCCTGCAAGGACGGCAGCTTACTGACAAAATGCTG GAGAAATACAACAGGAAGCCATGGATTTTGGAAGATGAAACTGGTCAATATCAGTTTCAAGGTCATATGGAGGGATCACAGTCAGCAACAGCTACATACTATTTGTTAATGTTGCATGGCAAGGAATTTCACGCATTTCCTGCTGGTTCCTG GTATAACTTCAGTAAAGTTGCGCAGTACAAGCAGCTGACTCTggaagaggccgaggagaagatGAATAAGAGAAAGACTAGTGCAACTGGTTATGAACGTTGGATGATGAAAGCAGCTACAAATGGGCCAGCTGCCTTTGGTTCAGATATGATGAAACTTGAGCCTGCTAACGATGGGGAAAAAGAAAGTGCTCGTCATAAGAAGGGGAAAGATAATGAGGAGGGTAATAATTCTGATAAAGGTGAGGAGAATGAAGAAGAGGAAGCCGCTCGTAAAGATAGGCTCGGGCTCTCTAAAAGGGGCATGGATGACGATGAGGAAGGTGGAAAAGATCTAGATTTTGATTTGGATGATGACATTGAGAAAG GTGATGACTGGGAACATGAAGAAACATTCACCGATGATGACGAGGCTGTGGATATTGACCCAGAGGAGCGGGCAGATTTAGCTCCTGAAATTCCTGCTCCACCTGAAATTAAGCAG GATGATGAAGAGAATGAGGAAGAAGGTGGCCTGAGCAAGTCAGGAAAGGAATTAAAGAAGCTGCTTGGTCGTTCTTCTGGACAAAATGAGTCggatgccgatgatgatgatgaagaagatgat CAGGATGATGAGTCATCTCCAGTGCTTGCTCCAAAGCAGACGGATCAACCAAAAGATGAACCTGTTGATAACAGCCCAGCCAAACCTACACCTTCATCAGGACATGCTCGTAGTACACCTCCTGCATCGAAATCCAAGCAAAAGAGGAAATCAGGTGGTGATGATGCCAAAGCATCTAGCGGTGCAGCTTCAAAGAAAGCAAAGGTGGAATCT GATACAAAAACATCAAGTATCAAAGAGGAGACACCATCTTCCTCAAAACCTacaccaaaggcctctgcttcatCAAGAAGTGCCAATGTATCTCCTGTGACAGAGGATGAGATCAggactgttcttcttgcagtggCTCCTGTCACTACACAAGATTTAGTCTCCAGATTTAAGTCTAGACTACGAGGTCCAGAG GACAAGAACGCCTTTGCTGAAATTCTGAAGAAAATTTCGAAAATACAGAAGACTAATGGCCACAACTATGTTGTCCTTAGAGAGGATAAGAAATGA
- the LOC109740760 gene encoding transcription initiation factor IIF subunit alpha isoform X3, with protein MGSVDLVLKPACEGCGSTSDLYGTGCKHTTLCSSCGKSMALSRARCLVCSAPITNLIREYNVRANASTDKAFSIGRFVTGLPPFSKKKNAENKWSLHKEGLQGRQLTDKMLEKYNRKPWILEDETGQYQFQGHMEGSQSATATYYLLMLHGKEFHAFPAGSWYNFSKVAQYKQLTLEEAEEKMNKRKTSATGYERWMMKAATNGPAAFGSDMMKLEPANDGEKESARHKKGKDNEEGNNSDKGEENEEEEAARKDRLGLSKRGMDDDEEGGKDLDFDLDDDIEKGDDWEHEETFTDDDEAVDIDPEERADLAPEIPAPPEIKQDDEENEEEGGLSKSGKELKKLLGRSSGQNESDADDDDEEDDQDDESSPVLAPKQTDQPKDEPVDNSPAKPTPSSGHARSTPPASKSKQKRKSGGDDAKASSGAASKKAKDTKTSSIKEETPSSSKPTPKASASSRSANVSPVTEDEIRTVLLAVAPVTTQDLVSRFKSRLRGPEDKNAFAEILKKISKIQKTNGHNYVVLREDKK; from the exons ATGGGGAGCGTAGACCTGGTGCTGAAGCCGGCGTGCGAGGGCTGCGGCTCCACGTCGGACCTCTACGGCACTGGGTGCAAGCACACCACGCTCTGTAGCTCCTGCGGCAAGTCCATGGCGCTTTCCCGCGCCCGATGCCTCGTCTGCTCTGCGCCCATCACGAACCTCATCCGG GAATACAATGTGCGGGCAAATGCCAGCACAGATAAGGCATTCTCTATTGGAAGATTTGTAACTGGTTTGCCGCCATTCTCAAAGAAAAAGAATGCTGAGAACAAATGGTCTCTTCATAAAGAAGGCCTGCAAGGACGGCAGCTTACTGACAAAATGCTG GAGAAATACAACAGGAAGCCATGGATTTTGGAAGATGAAACTGGTCAATATCAGTTTCAAGGTCATATGGAGGGATCACAGTCAGCAACAGCTACATACTATTTGTTAATGTTGCATGGCAAGGAATTTCACGCATTTCCTGCTGGTTCCTG GTATAACTTCAGTAAAGTTGCGCAGTACAAGCAGCTGACTCTggaagaggccgaggagaagatGAATAAGAGAAAGACTAGTGCAACTGGTTATGAACGTTGGATGATGAAAGCAGCTACAAATGGGCCAGCTGCCTTTGGTTCAGATATGATGAAACTTGAGCCTGCTAACGATGGGGAAAAAGAAAGTGCTCGTCATAAGAAGGGGAAAGATAATGAGGAGGGTAATAATTCTGATAAAGGTGAGGAGAATGAAGAAGAGGAAGCCGCTCGTAAAGATAGGCTCGGGCTCTCTAAAAGGGGCATGGATGACGATGAGGAAGGTGGAAAAGATCTAGATTTTGATTTGGATGATGACATTGAGAAAG GTGATGACTGGGAACATGAAGAAACATTCACCGATGATGACGAGGCTGTGGATATTGACCCAGAGGAGCGGGCAGATTTAGCTCCTGAAATTCCTGCTCCACCTGAAATTAAGCAG GATGATGAAGAGAATGAGGAAGAAGGTGGCCTGAGCAAGTCAGGAAAGGAATTAAAGAAGCTGCTTGGTCGTTCTTCTGGACAAAATGAGTCggatgccgatgatgatgatgaagaagatgat CAGGATGATGAGTCATCTCCAGTGCTTGCTCCAAAGCAGACGGATCAACCAAAAGATGAACCTGTTGATAACAGCCCAGCCAAACCTACACCTTCATCAGGACATGCTCGTAGTACACCTCCTGCATCGAAATCCAAGCAAAAGAGGAAATCAGGTGGTGATGATGCCAAAGCATCTAGCGGTGCAGCTTCAAAGAAAGCAAAG GATACAAAAACATCAAGTATCAAAGAGGAGACACCATCTTCCTCAAAACCTacaccaaaggcctctgcttcatCAAGAAGTGCCAATGTATCTCCTGTGACAGAGGATGAGATCAggactgttcttcttgcagtggCTCCTGTCACTACACAAGATTTAGTCTCCAGATTTAAGTCTAGACTACGAGGTCCAGAG GACAAGAACGCCTTTGCTGAAATTCTGAAGAAAATTTCGAAAATACAGAAGACTAATGGCCACAACTATGTTGTCCTTAGAGAGGATAAGAAATGA
- the LOC109740760 gene encoding transcription initiation factor IIF subunit alpha isoform X2, which yields MGSVDLVLKPACEGCGSTSDLYGTGCKHTTLCSSCGKSMALSRARCLVCSAPITNLIREYNVRANASTDKAFSIGRFVTGLPPFSKKKNAENKWSLHKEGLQGRQLTDKMLEKYNRKPWILEDETGQYQFQGHMEGSQSATATYYLLMLHGKEFHAFPAGSWYNFSKVAQYKQLTLEEAEEKMNKRKTSATGYERWMMKAATNGPAAFGSDMMKLEPANDGEKESARHKKGKDNEEGNNSDKGEENEEEEAARKDRLGLSKRGMDDDEEGGKDLDFDLDDDIEKGDDWEHEETFTDDDEAVDIDPEERADLAPEIPAPPEIKQDDEENEEEGGLSKSGKELKKLLGRSSGQNESDADDDDEEDDDDESSPVLAPKQTDQPKDEPVDNSPAKPTPSSGHARSTPPASKSKQKRKSGGDDAKASSGAASKKAKVESDTKTSSIKEETPSSSKPTPKASASSRSANVSPVTEDEIRTVLLAVAPVTTQDLVSRFKSRLRGPEDKNAFAEILKKISKIQKTNGHNYVVLREDKK from the exons ATGGGGAGCGTAGACCTGGTGCTGAAGCCGGCGTGCGAGGGCTGCGGCTCCACGTCGGACCTCTACGGCACTGGGTGCAAGCACACCACGCTCTGTAGCTCCTGCGGCAAGTCCATGGCGCTTTCCCGCGCCCGATGCCTCGTCTGCTCTGCGCCCATCACGAACCTCATCCGG GAATACAATGTGCGGGCAAATGCCAGCACAGATAAGGCATTCTCTATTGGAAGATTTGTAACTGGTTTGCCGCCATTCTCAAAGAAAAAGAATGCTGAGAACAAATGGTCTCTTCATAAAGAAGGCCTGCAAGGACGGCAGCTTACTGACAAAATGCTG GAGAAATACAACAGGAAGCCATGGATTTTGGAAGATGAAACTGGTCAATATCAGTTTCAAGGTCATATGGAGGGATCACAGTCAGCAACAGCTACATACTATTTGTTAATGTTGCATGGCAAGGAATTTCACGCATTTCCTGCTGGTTCCTG GTATAACTTCAGTAAAGTTGCGCAGTACAAGCAGCTGACTCTggaagaggccgaggagaagatGAATAAGAGAAAGACTAGTGCAACTGGTTATGAACGTTGGATGATGAAAGCAGCTACAAATGGGCCAGCTGCCTTTGGTTCAGATATGATGAAACTTGAGCCTGCTAACGATGGGGAAAAAGAAAGTGCTCGTCATAAGAAGGGGAAAGATAATGAGGAGGGTAATAATTCTGATAAAGGTGAGGAGAATGAAGAAGAGGAAGCCGCTCGTAAAGATAGGCTCGGGCTCTCTAAAAGGGGCATGGATGACGATGAGGAAGGTGGAAAAGATCTAGATTTTGATTTGGATGATGACATTGAGAAAG GTGATGACTGGGAACATGAAGAAACATTCACCGATGATGACGAGGCTGTGGATATTGACCCAGAGGAGCGGGCAGATTTAGCTCCTGAAATTCCTGCTCCACCTGAAATTAAGCAG GATGATGAAGAGAATGAGGAAGAAGGTGGCCTGAGCAAGTCAGGAAAGGAATTAAAGAAGCTGCTTGGTCGTTCTTCTGGACAAAATGAGTCggatgccgatgatgatgatgaagaagatgat GATGATGAGTCATCTCCAGTGCTTGCTCCAAAGCAGACGGATCAACCAAAAGATGAACCTGTTGATAACAGCCCAGCCAAACCTACACCTTCATCAGGACATGCTCGTAGTACACCTCCTGCATCGAAATCCAAGCAAAAGAGGAAATCAGGTGGTGATGATGCCAAAGCATCTAGCGGTGCAGCTTCAAAGAAAGCAAAGGTGGAATCT GATACAAAAACATCAAGTATCAAAGAGGAGACACCATCTTCCTCAAAACCTacaccaaaggcctctgcttcatCAAGAAGTGCCAATGTATCTCCTGTGACAGAGGATGAGATCAggactgttcttcttgcagtggCTCCTGTCACTACACAAGATTTAGTCTCCAGATTTAAGTCTAGACTACGAGGTCCAGAG GACAAGAACGCCTTTGCTGAAATTCTGAAGAAAATTTCGAAAATACAGAAGACTAATGGCCACAACTATGTTGTCCTTAGAGAGGATAAGAAATGA